The Armatimonadota bacterium genome contains a region encoding:
- a CDS encoding ComEA family DNA-binding protein yields MLQKWQQVGIVGLLTLGGLGAGYSGLEAAKSRSTPDKPSFSVYVSGAIRRKGMVKVPAGSRVSDAIDAAGGALPGADLESINPTEFVEDGTQIVLGNPGAFDDVTPQSSTIRAPESKRSSFYGGSTNTKSLPAAGSISINSADQRQLEELPGVGPKTAQAILNLRMQRGGFRSIDELLDVKGIGPKTLEKMRPFLSL; encoded by the coding sequence ATGTTGCAAAAGTGGCAACAAGTGGGAATTGTTGGCTTGCTGACCCTGGGTGGACTTGGGGCCGGCTACTCCGGTCTGGAAGCTGCCAAGTCGAGGTCCACACCGGATAAACCCAGTTTTTCAGTGTACGTTTCGGGCGCGATTCGCCGGAAAGGAATGGTCAAAGTTCCTGCTGGCAGCCGAGTTAGCGATGCAATCGATGCAGCCGGCGGTGCCCTGCCTGGCGCGGACCTGGAGAGCATCAATCCAACAGAGTTTGTCGAAGACGGAACCCAAATCGTGCTCGGCAATCCGGGGGCATTCGACGATGTCACGCCGCAATCGTCCACCATTCGCGCTCCAGAGTCAAAGCGCTCCAGCTTCTATGGCGGCTCAACGAACACAAAGAGTCTTCCAGCAGCCGGAAGCATCTCAATTAACTCCGCGGACCAAAGGCAACTCGAAGAGTTGCCCGGTGTCGGTCCGAAGACGGCACAAGCCATCCTCAACCTGCGGATGCAGCGCGGTGGATTCAGGTCCATCGACGAGCTACTCGATGTCAAAGGAATCGGCCCAAAAACCCTCGAAAAGATGCGGCCGTTTTTGAGTCTTTAA